A single region of the Lysinibacillus sp. B2A1 genome encodes:
- a CDS encoding phage tail protein, whose translation MALGGGFWLTQNKVLPGTYQNFISKARAFLNLSDRGYAALPIALDWGMDDAVMTITKEELQKDSLKLFGYDYTHPKLKGIRDLFKGALTAFICKLNIGGSKAENEFAIAKCKGIRGNDITIIIQANVDESSKWDVKTLIAGTLIDEQNAISIAADLKNNDFVDFKKDATLSATAGTPLTGGNNGATALTAGTPHQMALDELGAYGFNTLGCLSEDSTIKSLYIEYTKRIRDEVGGKFQLIGHKLGKADHEGIIDIQNDAIGDGEEVFGAVYWATGVQAGVVVNQSNTNRIYDGEHELDMSETKTQPQLTILLNSGKYVFHRVGDDFNVLEDVNTFTSFRTDKNEDFSFNQTIRVLDQLAIDTAHLFNTRYLGKVPNDPDGRISLWNDIGKHRGEMQRIRAIQNYDKEKLFVGQGESKRAVVVQEEITNTLTMSQLYVTTMVA comes from the coding sequence ATGGCTTTGGGTGGCGGATTTTGGCTTACACAAAATAAAGTTTTACCAGGTACGTATCAAAATTTCATTAGTAAGGCACGAGCATTCCTAAATTTATCTGATCGAGGTTATGCTGCGTTACCTATAGCTCTTGATTGGGGAATGGATGATGCTGTAATGACCATCACAAAAGAGGAACTGCAAAAAGACTCTTTAAAGCTATTTGGCTACGATTACACACATCCAAAATTGAAAGGAATTAGGGATTTATTTAAAGGTGCCCTTACAGCATTTATTTGCAAATTGAATATAGGTGGTTCAAAGGCTGAAAATGAATTCGCTATAGCTAAATGTAAAGGAATACGTGGTAATGACATTACAATCATTATTCAAGCTAATGTAGACGAATCGTCAAAATGGGATGTAAAAACACTCATTGCAGGTACTTTAATTGATGAACAAAACGCTATTTCAATTGCTGCAGATTTAAAAAATAATGATTTCGTTGACTTCAAAAAGGATGCTACTTTAAGTGCAACTGCAGGTACACCACTAACAGGTGGAAATAACGGAGCTACAGCGTTAACAGCTGGAACACCCCATCAAATGGCGTTAGATGAATTGGGGGCATATGGTTTTAACACATTAGGATGCTTATCAGAAGATTCTACTATTAAATCGCTATATATAGAGTACACAAAACGTATTCGTGATGAGGTTGGAGGCAAGTTCCAATTAATCGGCCATAAGCTTGGGAAAGCAGATCATGAAGGCATCATAGATATTCAAAATGATGCTATTGGTGATGGTGAAGAAGTATTTGGCGCTGTTTATTGGGCTACAGGTGTACAAGCTGGCGTAGTTGTTAATCAATCAAATACAAATCGCATTTACGATGGTGAGCATGAGCTTGATATGTCTGAAACAAAGACTCAACCTCAATTAACAATACTTCTAAACTCAGGTAAATACGTATTCCATCGAGTGGGCGATGATTTCAATGTGTTAGAAGATGTAAATACTTTCACATCATTTAGAACAGATAAAAATGAGGATTTCTCATTCAATCAAACTATTCGAGTACTGGATCAACTTGCAATCGATACAGCGCATCTATTTAATACTCGCTATCTGGGTAAAGTGCCGAATGATCCAGATGGTCGCATTTCACTATGGAACGATATTGGTAAACATCGTGGGGAAATGCAGCGTATTCGAGCTATCCAAAATTACGATAAAGAAAAGTTATTTGTTGGACAAGGTGAATCCAAACGTGCGGTTGTAGTGCAAGAAGAAATTACAAATACTTTAACGATGTCACAACTTTATGTGACAACGATGGTGGCTTAA
- a CDS encoding major capsid protein E, protein MPDILELFDQKTVLDYMKERKYQTYGIGEALFPEVKHDTLEFEYLVGANELPVIAKVHAFDTEAEIGSLDAAKQVLEAAYIKKKYQITEKDLMAIQNPRTAQEQQYLMQRVFNLIDKAANDVRARVELMRMQALATGELKLALNSANGTSPTISVDYGVPTDHKESLAGTDIWGTGTEDILGDLERWADTLDITPTRALTSKKIAGLILRNPKIIGYLYGAGSARVANLTDLNAFFTQQGLPSIAVYESSANTKYREQNANGTYTTKSYFPDNKFVMFGDGQLGESLYGPTPEESRLIRNSGDVEMTTIGKVIGMLYEEGKDPITTWAKAAATAIPSFPEAQNVFQAQPIA, encoded by the coding sequence ATGCCAGACATTTTAGAGTTATTTGATCAAAAAACAGTATTAGATTACATGAAAGAGCGAAAGTACCAAACATATGGTATTGGTGAAGCTCTTTTTCCAGAAGTTAAACACGATACACTTGAATTTGAATACCTTGTAGGGGCTAACGAATTGCCTGTCATTGCAAAGGTACACGCTTTTGATACAGAGGCAGAAATTGGTTCGCTAGATGCAGCTAAGCAGGTGTTAGAGGCTGCTTATATCAAGAAAAAGTATCAAATCACAGAAAAAGATTTAATGGCTATACAAAACCCTCGTACAGCACAGGAACAACAGTATTTAATGCAACGTGTATTCAACTTAATCGACAAAGCAGCAAATGATGTACGCGCTCGTGTTGAATTAATGCGTATGCAAGCGCTGGCAACAGGTGAGTTGAAATTAGCATTAAACAGCGCTAATGGTACATCGCCTACTATTTCAGTTGATTACGGTGTGCCAACTGATCACAAAGAATCTCTTGCTGGAACTGATATTTGGGGCACAGGTACTGAGGACATTTTAGGAGATCTTGAACGTTGGGCTGATACATTAGATATTACGCCAACTCGTGCTTTAACATCCAAAAAAATTGCAGGGCTTATTTTGCGTAATCCAAAAATTATTGGCTACTTATATGGTGCTGGTTCGGCTCGTGTAGCTAATTTAACAGATTTAAACGCATTCTTTACACAACAGGGGCTACCTTCTATCGCTGTGTATGAATCAAGTGCTAACACGAAGTATCGCGAACAGAATGCAAATGGCACATATACAACAAAGAGCTACTTCCCTGATAACAAATTCGTAATGTTCGGTGATGGACAACTAGGTGAATCGCTTTACGGACCAACACCTGAGGAATCTCGACTTATCCGCAACTCAGGCGATGTAGAAATGACAACTATTGGTAAGGTTATTGGTATGTTGTATGAAGAAGGAAAAGACCCGATTACAACATGGGCAAAAGCAGCAGCTACAGCAATCCCTTCATTCCCAGAAGCACAAAACGTATTCCAAGCACAACCGATTGCCTAA